GGAACTCAGGCCCAGAACGAACGCGGGGCTGGCAGCGCACGGGCTCTGAGCTGCGTGCCCCTCCCCGAGCCCTAGTCCCCATCAGGGCCCCTCTCACTGGCTCTGAAGCCGCACCCCACGGTTTCATTTCAGACAAGCAGCATGAGAGGCTCCTGCCCGTGTGTCACGGGGGCTGCTGGGAGGCTAGCAGCCCGCTCACTCCACAGGCCCCGTGACCGGGGCCCTGTCTCCATAGGCTAAACTGAGCACCCAGACCCACCTGGCCCCTGCTCCTGACCACAGCAGCTGCCAGGAGCTCGCACTGTGTGACCACATGGGCCCAGCCCACCCAAGTCAGCTGAGCTCCAGGGATGGCTCTGACGGGACTCCAAGAGCTGTTACCTGTCCAGCTCCCGGCACGCCTGCTGGAGCCTTCGCAAGGTGTACGGCCCCAGCCGCAGTGACCCTTGCGCAGGGCTCTGGGGGTGAGGCTGCCCCAGTCCCCCATGAGCTGTCTGTAGGGACCAACCTGTCCCCTTGAGGTGAGCTCACACCTTCACCACCTCCGAGGGCTGCACAGAAGacaggggcgggggaggggggtgggggtggtgctcAGCGAGGGCGTCCCTtcagggggcagggtggggaggctcCGGGAGCCCCAAAGGGGTACCTGATGTGACGCTGGCGGATGAGCACGCGGGCATGGTGGATGGACTTGGCCAGGCCCAGCTTGAAGACCTGGGTCTGCAGACGTCTCTCCAAGAAATCCTCAATCTTCAGGCCCAGGATATAATCCAGTTTCATCTTGCCCTCGTCCAGCACCCCGATACGCACGAGCCGCCGCAACAGGGCATTACCTGGTGAGGGGGCACAGAAGCCTGCCTCAGCCTTCTGGTTCAAACCCGGCACCTCCGCACCATGGCGGTGAGGCCCAGCAGGAAGGAAGGTTCTGATACAGGACTCAAGGCGCTACTGCACAAGCCGCCGTGACTGCCAGGATCCTCACCACCCTGGGCAGACGATGACCCACAACTCGCCTGAACGAGGGAGAGCCCTCCAGAGCGCTTAGGAGAGCGCAGTCTACACGCTGCGGCCCCTCCACTAGTCCTCCCGGAACACAGCACAGGGGCCACGAGCTAACATGCTGGAGTCCAAGAAGCCCTACCAATCAAACGCGCTCAAGCCACCTCCCGCATCTGACACCGGAACAGCATCAGTGCCATCTATCAGGCCTGGAAGAGACGCGGCACACGTTCCAGCTGAGTGCTTGTCATCCATTCTCTACTAAAACAACGGTGAGGATGACCTCAGTGCCTGGCAAAGTAAACTAGCGGGCGCCAGCTTCTCCCTGGCACCCAGCAACTCAAGCTTCAGGGGGCCTTGCCTGTGGGCGTCCAAGCGCCACTCAAGAGAGCTCCGGGGTCGCTGCTGGCTGCACTCCCGGGGCCGGTTATCATCACAGAGGGTTATCATTTATTAGCACCTAAAAGCACCATTACCAcccacaccccccgcccccagacaAAGCCTGAAGGAAAGCTGGCTGACTCTGTGACAGCCTTCCTAGCAGACTCGCAGCCAAGGAGAATCTGAGTGGAGAAACATACTGTGCCTTTTCCAACACCCCAGGTACTAATCTGCACTGAACACACACTGAACACAAGTCAAGGATATTCTCCCATTTCCAAGTGCACAGAAACCTTAGTGAAAAGCCTGCACAATGAGAACTGCAAAACTCcatcaaagaaactaaagacgCAGACGCAAAGAAATTCAGTGCTCATGGACTGGGGCAACAGCTAAAAACGCCCACACTACCTATAGCAACATACAGACTGGAGGCAATCCCTATAATAATTCCAATGCCATTTTTCACAGGAAAAGAACAGGCAATCCTAAAGTCTTTATGgaaccagaaaagaccctgaatagctaaagccaatcttgaggaaaaacaaagttgtaaaacagacaaaaacaaaaaataaacaggagAAGAAAAACCCCACAAAGTTGTATACAttagttacagtaatcaaaacagtacgacactactggcataaaaacagatcaagggaacagaataaagaccagaaataaacccacatatacAAACGGTCAAtcaatttacaacaaaggagctGGAAATATACAGTGGGGAAGTCTCTCAATAACGGTgtctggaaaactggacagccacatgcaagaACAAGGCTGAACCCCTATCTTATCCTGTgcaaaaagttaactcaaaatcaTGAATTCCCACAAGGTCCAGCAGTGAGGACTCGGAAACTGGTGATTTCACTGCAGTGGCcccagctcagtggtaaagaatatgcctgcaacacaggaaatccctggtcgggggggcgggggagatcgcagggagaaggaaacggcagcctaCTCAATCATTCCTGCcgtggaaatcccacggacagaggagcctggcgggctatggtccatggggtccactgggagttggacatgacttagcgactaaacaacaactgggaATGAAGATCCCTTAAGCTCTCCAGCAGGGGGAAAaagcaaactcaaaatggattaaacacatGAATGTAAGACCTGACACCATGAAACTCCTAGGAGGAAACACAGGCAGTAACCTCCTTGACCTCAGTCGTGGAGATGATTTTTTGGATCTGATTCTAAACTAAaggtaacaaaaggaaaaatcaacaagttggaccacatcaaactaaaaagcttctgcagagcataacaaaatgaaaaaccacctacggaatgggagaaaatatttataaatcacatatctaataaggggttaatacccaaaatatgtaatgaaataatacaacagcaaaaacaaaaagaaacacttCGATTAAAAAATGGGAAGACGATCTGATGTTACTGTGgagatcatttcacaatatacagATGTATCATTCTGTTCCATACTCATgtcaaattataaattatataacttAAAAGCTGAACATAATAgtcaaatattattataaaagatATCCAAAGGTAAACAAAAGTGAGTTTGGAATTATCTACCAGTTTGGACACTTCATGTCTTTTTGTacttatattagaaaataaacatcTGACAATAACTCAACCTGTATTactttgaaaacatattttactTACTATTATTAACCCACCTACATCCTTTAATAGTGGGGAGGGCCATCAATACAGGAAAAATCTTACTGGATATGAAGACAAAAAACTGATAAACTTGCAGCCTTCAGCAACAGGAATGTGTCCAACTACTGAAAATTGATAAATGGTTTTCATTTGGCCAAAAGAATTAACAATCAGAATCAGCCAAAtcaaagtttgtttaaaaaaaaaaaacaactgtgtgCCAGTGGGCACCTCAATGGCCAAGAGGCCCTTGTCTCTATGGCATGAGGCAAGCATTTAAGTGCCTTAGTTTCTAATATgatgtgtcagtcactcagtcgtatccaactctgccaggctcctgtccacagcattctccaggtaagaataagctggaatgggctgccattcctactccaggggatcttcctgacccagggatcaaactcccacTAAGGTGTGAGTCTTATGACAAGAAGAGTTTACTGGTTCATTCCACTCAGGCACTCACAGGTGTCAACTCCCACCTCACACCAGAACAGGgtagagactctgcctgcagtgcaggagagccaggtttggtCTTTACCCTGTGCTGGTGTCAGGTGAGAGTTGATACCTGTGAAATGACTGAATGAAATGAACCAGTAACTCTTCTTGTCAGGTAAGACTCACACCTTAGCGGGAAAGGCTGGACCTCAAACAAGgccaagctgcagcagtaagcAAACACCTCAgagctcccaggctcctcctctccATCCCAGCAATCTAGCTTCACTCACCGTGGATtacctgctcttgccctccccacGCAACTTCCCGCCTGGAAAACCAAGTAATCCCCGGACACCCGCTGCTCAACCCTGCCCTGTGCCATCTGTTTGTCACGTGACTGGTCAGCACCTAAGTTTCTCTGTGATTAACTCTCCAGCAAGTTTCCCTGAGACCAGAACAAGCTGAGGTCTGTCCCCCAAACTCTGGGACAGAGTTCCACCCAATACCAACATCCACCAGGGAGATTCCTGAATTCTCACTGAGTGTCAAAGGAGCTTCTGAACTAACAAAGGCTAAAAATGAGAACCTCTCACACCCTTGGAACTGGGATAGATCAAAGTGATGAATCTGTCGGTGTAACACCTCTCCAAACCTTTCAGTCTCTACTATGGATGACCACTCATGCTTAACACAAGTATAAGAGCACTTCCATCCTTAATCACGGTTTGGGAGAAAAATCAGACTAGCCActctaattgaaaataaaaagccaGCTGCCCAAGTTAGCCCAATCCCTCCTCACTTtcactagaatcaagatttcccgGGGTCAGACCAAAAGCAGCATCAAGATAATACCTACAAAATGGCCAATTCTAGAGgtaacaaaaaacaaattttagataCTGTGACCAAACTTCCTGTTGTGTAAAGTTTATCCTAATAAAAGGTGTCACAAAAAACAGATACACCTACACCAAAAAAGAGTCACCTACAGCCAGGGTCGTTAGAATCACAAACTGTGTGTGAAGCTCTTCCACACTCGGGATACAACGTAGCACCAAGTCTACTGACTACTCTTACATTTAGGAACTGTCTCAACTTTTGGCATGTTGCCGAACCATCATCTGGAAGCCTCCTCCAACTCCCAACCCTGAGCGCGCATGCCCTGCAGTCCCGCCTATTGCGGGAAGTCTTGGATCACTTGCTCATTTGAAGAGTGTGATCAGTACCCCCGCCAGTCTACTTGTGCAAATGTACACCAAGAGCGTAGGAAAGATATTCAGTGAGCCTTATAAAGTACCCGCTTTCTTAGCATTTTCACCATCTGACAACGTAAGAGGTCCTACTGAAATATGAATGACGTCGTCCCTTCCAAAAGCCCATCAACCTCCCATCGTAAAGCAGATAGATCTTAAGAGTCTAAAAGATGCCAGTTTGTCAAATATACCACACCATCATTTTTTTTCACCTTAAATCATACGGTGTGATCTGTACTCCCTCTAAGATCACCTGGAACCGTTCTTTCCTGTGAAACCCACAGGTCCTCTACTGTTCAGACCCTGAGTAAATGTCCTTCACCATCGTGCTAAAGAAGGCAAATATACACACTCAAGTTCCACCCTGGTGGGACTTCTCAAATGTCACCGTCTAGCCCCTCTAGCAGGGAACAAGAACATAAGAAGCAATACTGCTCTGTGGCCTATGTACAGATACAACCAGGGGCCCAATACTTGGCACTGTTAGTTCTAATCCACTGGAAACCGATTCTCAGTGTTTGAATAAAACAGACATAGACAAGAAAACAGCTACGTACTCGGAGATTCAGACCTATTTCTCTACTCCATAACTCCTATTAAAGGCTGGATCCAATGTCTTGCTCCATGTCTTGCACAACCCTAGAAGGAAGAACACCAGCAGCTCTCCTGGGGGCTCACAAACACACCTTCGAACAGACGCCGCGGGTCTTTCTCATCCAGCGTCAGCAGCTCCCGGGCAGCCTTTCGGATCTTGGCCAGGGTGAATTTGACCCTCCAGACCTCACGTTTGTTCCGGAGCCCGTACTCGCCTGCAGAATGAGTGAAAAAACTCAGTCCCATGGACTAGTGATTTCGggatacaggaaaacaacagacaatCCCGAAACTGGGTGAGGAGGGCGAACACACTGGAGAATTTTAACGAGGACATGGGCGGCCTCACCCACGTGTCAGCTTCCCCAGCCCGGTAAACAGAAACCTAGCTTTAGCCACTCACCGATCAGCTTCAGCTCTTGGTCGAGGCGGGACTTCTCGAAGGGTCTCCGCGGGGTCACATAGGTTTTGCGACAAACCCAGCTCCGGGCGACCGGCATGCTGGCTCTGTTTGCCCGTCTGCGCCTGCGCGGGAAGGAGAGCGGCCTGAGATGACTCGGCGGCGCCTGCGCAGTCCCACAACTACGCCAAGAGCCTCCCGGCGCCTAGGGAAGATATCGCGAGAACCGTCCCTGAAGCGTTTTATAACCGACTATTCATTTCTACCACTTTCCAGTGACGCCCATTTCACCTCCAACTGCTTTAGCGTACTCATTAAAGGTCGAATAGCCCGCAAGACTTTACGACCCACACCCAAAATACCGAACGCGGCCGCATGGCTCACCTGAGCGAGCGCTCTGAAAACCAAGAAAGAGGAGCACACGCTCGCCGGCCGCGTTCTTATACCAACGTCGCCCTCTTGTGACGTCAGCACGCAGAGCGCAAGTTTGCACCAATCAGAAAAGGCCCTGGCGAGCGGACAAAGCAGTCAAGAGGAGAGCTTGGGCTAGAGTGGCGTGCTGAACCGGGAGGACTCCTGAGGGATTAATGCTCCGCCTGGTGCGACGTGAGGGCTCCTGTCTTCAGTCACCACTCAGCTAACGTCTGAGTCGCCGTATGAAGTTGGAGTAGTCACGGCCCCCGCCGCTAGGCTTCAGCATGCTGCGTCTCTCTGAAGAGATCTCCAGAGGACTGGACC
The genomic region above belongs to Budorcas taxicolor isolate Tak-1 chromosome 18, Takin1.1, whole genome shotgun sequence and contains:
- the RPS9 gene encoding 40S ribosomal protein S9 — protein: MPVARSWVCRKTYVTPRRPFEKSRLDQELKLIGEYGLRNKREVWRVKFTLAKIRKAARELLTLDEKDPRRLFEGNALLRRLVRIGVLDEGKMKLDYILGLKIEDFLERRLQTQVFKLGLAKSIHHARVLIRQRHIRVRKQVVNIPSFIVRLDSQKHIDFSLRSPYGGGRPGRVKRKNAKKGQGGAGAGDDEEED